One genomic region from Bubalus bubalis isolate 160015118507 breed Murrah chromosome 12, NDDB_SH_1, whole genome shotgun sequence encodes:
- the ATOH8 gene encoding protein atonal homolog 8 isoform X2 produces the protein MKHIPVLQDGPWKTVCVKELNGLKKLKRKGKEPARRANGYKTFRLDLEAPEHGATATNGLRDRTQRLQPVPTPVPARVAPAVPSGGGADTAGERGGARAPEVLDPRKRGFALGAVGPGLPTPPPPPPPPAPQGQVPGGPETQPFREPGLRPRILLCAPPARPTPSAPPAPPEPPVRPAPPTRPGESSYSSISHVIYNNHPDSSASPRKRPGEATAASSEIKALQQTRRLLANARERTRVHTISAAFEALRKQVPCYSYGQKLSKLAILRIACNYILSLARLADLDYSADHSNLSFSECVQRCTRTLQAEGRAKKRKE, from the exons GTTCTCCAGGACGGGCCCTGGAAGACCGTGTGCGTGAAGGAGCTGAACGGCCTCAAGAAGCTCAAGAGGAAAGGCAAGGAGCCGGCCCGGCGCGCGAACGGCTATAAAACTTTCCGATTGGACTTGGAAGCGCCCGAGCACGGCGCCACCGCCACCAACGGGCTGCGGGACAGAACCCAGCGGCTGCAGCCAGTCCCGACCCCGGTGCCAGCCCGGGTGGCGCCGGCCGTTCCCTCAGGTGGGGGCGCAGACACGGCCGGGGAGCGCGGGGGCGCCCGGGCGCCGGAGGTCTTGGACCCGCGGAAACGCGGCTTCGCCCTGGGCGCAGTGGGGCCGGGACTCCCCAcgccgcctccgccgccgccgcctcctgcGCCCCAGGGCCAGGTACCTGGGGGTCCCGAGACACAGCCTTTCCGGGAGCCGGGCCTGCGTCCCCGCATCTTGCTGTGCGCACCGCCAGCACGCCCCACGCCGTCTGCGCCCCCGGCGCCCCCAGAGCCCCCGGTGCGCCCCGCGCCCCCCACGCGCCCTGGGGAAAGTTCTTACTCGTCAATTTCACACGTAATTTACAATAACCACCCGGATTCCTCCGCGTCGCCTAGGAAACGGCCGGGCGAAGCCACCGCCGCCTCCTCGGAGATCAAAGCCCTGCAGCAGACCCGGAGGCTCCTGGCGAACGCCAGGGAGCGGACGCGAGTGCACACCATCAGCGCAGCCTTCGAGGCGCTCAGGAAGCAG GTGCCGTGTTACTCGTACGGGCAGAAGCTGTCCAAGCTGGCCATCCTGAGGATCGCCTGCAACTACATCCTGTCCCTGGCGCGGCTGGCCGACCTCGACTACAGCGCCGACCACAGCAACCTCAGCTTCTCCGAGTGCGTGCAGCGTTGCACCCGCACCCTGCAGGCCGAGGGCCGCGCCAAGAAGCGCAAG